In Humulus lupulus chromosome 7, drHumLupu1.1, whole genome shotgun sequence, the following are encoded in one genomic region:
- the LOC133788496 gene encoding mitogen-activated protein kinase 3 — MVDATHNNGPGAGPGGQYTDFPAIPSHGGQYIQYNIFGNLFEITSKYRPPIMPIGRGAYGIVCSVLNSETNEMVAMKKIANAFDNHMDAKRTLREIKLLRHLDHENIVAIRDVIPPPLRREFTDVYIATELMDTDLHQIIRSNQGLSEEHCQYFLYQILRGLKYIHSANVIHRDLKPSNLLLNANCDLKICDFGLARPTAENEYMTEYVVTRWYRAPELLLNSSDYTASIDVWSVGCIFMELMNRKPLFPGKDHVHQMRLLTELLGTPTESDLGFIRNEDAKRYIRQLPSFPRQQLGRAFPHVHTLAIDLIEKMLTFDPNRRITVEEALAHPYLTRLHDVADEPVCPNPFSFEFEQQPLTEEQMKDMIYQEAIALNPQYA; from the exons ATGGTTGATGCCACTCATAACAATGGTCCCGGTGCCGGCCCCGGAGGCCAATACACGGATTTTCCGGCGATTCCTTCCCATGGAGGTCAGTACATTCAGTACAACATATTTGGGAACTTATTCGAAATCACCTCCAAATATCGGCCTCCGATTATGCCAATTGGGCGAGGAGCATATGGTATTGTTTG ctCGGTGTTGAATTCGGAGACGAATGAGATGGTTGCTATGAAGAAAATAGCCAACGCTTTTGATAATCATATGGATGCCAAGCGTACGCTTCGGGAGATTAAGCTGCTTCGTCATTTGGATCACGAAAAT ATCGTAGCTATAAGGGATGTGATTCCTCCACCTTTGCGGCGAGAATTTACCGATGTCTACATTGCAACTGAGTTGATGGACACCGACCTTCACCAAATTATTCGTTCAAATCAAGGTTTATCAGAGGAGCATTGTCAG TACTTCTTGTACCAGATTCTTCGAGGGCTGAAGTACATACATTCTGCTAATGTTATACACAGGGACTTAAAAcccagcaaccttttgctgaATGCAAATTGTGATCTTAAAATATGTGATTTTGGTCTTGCTCGTCCCACCGCGGAAAATGAGTATATGACAGAATATGTTGTCACCAGATGGTACAGGGCCCCTGAGTTATTGTTGAACTCTTCAGATTATACTGCTTCAATAGATGTGTGGTCTGTTGGTTGCATATTTATGGAGCTTATGAATAGGAAGCCTCTGTTTCCAGGCAAAGACCATGTTCATCAGATGCGCTTATTGACAGAG CTCCTAGGCACACCAACAGAGTCAGATCTCGGGTTCATTCGAAATGAAGATGCTAAAAGATACATACGGCAACTCCCCTCGTTCCCTCGGCAACAGTTAGGCAGGGCTTTCCCACATGTTCATACACTGGCCATAGACCTCATCGAGAAAATGTTGACATTTGATCCAAATAGAAGAATTACTG TTGAGGAAGCTTTGGCCCATCCCTATTTGACAAGACTGCATGATGTTGCTGATGAACCAGTCTGCCCAAATCCATTCTCGTTCGAATTTGAACAACAACCTTTGACAGAAGAACAAATGAAAGACATGATCTACCAGGAAGCTATTGCACTTAATCCTCAGTATGCTTAA